The Parashewanella spongiae genome has a window encoding:
- the gspH gene encoding type II secretion system minor pseudopilin GspH, giving the protein MKSLRQAGFTLLEVMLVVLLMGLSAAVVTLSFSHAGAQEALEKQAKKFIASAELVLDETVLSGQLLGLVIEPDSYRFVMYHEQKWQPLESDRLLGDQVMPEGVGLEVVVDGLPLVQSDEDDQSLFDDDSGDPLIDRTEEEKKKHPEPQILLFPSGEISAFELHFITTDEYGNNIDVLVVGDSLGRLTLGRPDEEQ; this is encoded by the coding sequence ATGAAATCGTTGCGTCAAGCAGGTTTTACTCTGTTAGAGGTTATGCTCGTTGTGCTACTTATGGGATTGTCTGCCGCCGTGGTGACCTTGTCATTCAGCCATGCTGGTGCTCAAGAAGCGCTAGAAAAGCAAGCGAAAAAGTTTATCGCTTCTGCGGAGTTGGTGTTAGACGAAACGGTGTTAAGTGGGCAGTTGTTAGGGCTAGTCATCGAGCCAGACTCGTATCGATTTGTGATGTATCACGAACAAAAATGGCAGCCTTTAGAGTCCGATCGTCTGCTTGGTGATCAAGTCATGCCTGAAGGTGTAGGGTTGGAAGTCGTTGTTGACGGTTTGCCTCTGGTGCAAAGCGATGAAGATGATCAAAGTTTATTTGATGACGACAGTGGCGATCCGTTAATTGACAGAACAGAAGAAGAAAAAAAGAAGCACCCAGAGCCACAAATTTTATTGTTTCCAAGCGGAGAAATCAGCGCATTCGAATTGCACTTTATTACCACAGATGAATACGGTAACAACATTGATGTATTAGTCGTTGGTGACTCATTAGGGCGGTTAACGCTTGGGAGGCCTGATGAAGAACAGTAA
- the gspE gene encoding type II secretion system ATPase GspE codes for MSEPQQATETELSAVSSELGMNVEQQTDEAFHSGSNERLPFAFAHRHALVLAEDAESVLTLYHTNTTQVEMMLEARRYAGVDLALVELSPQQFEAKLTQAYQANSSEAQQLMEDIGNEMDLFTLAEELPQTEDLLEGDDDAPIIKLINALLSEAIKEEASDIHVETYEKQLVVRFRVDGVLKEVLKPNRKLSSVLVSRIKVMARLDIAEKRIPQDGRISLRIAGRAVDVRVSTMPSSHGERVVMRLLDKNAGNLDLKQLGMTDGIRTQFDELIRKPHGIILVTGPTGSGKSTTLYAGLTELNSKDTNILTVEDPIEYELEGIGQTQVNTKIDMTFARGLRAILRQDPDVVMIGEIRDLETAQIAVQASLTGHMVISTLHTNTASGAITRLQDMGVEPFLVSSSLLGVLAQRLVRTLCNDCKQEHVPDASECELLGIAEHEHRTVYRANGCKNCGYNGYRGRTGIHELLVVNDTIRELIHTGKGELAIEKHLRQTIPSIRHDGMSKVLMGITTLEEVLRVTREE; via the coding sequence ATGAGTGAACCTCAACAAGCTACAGAGACTGAATTATCCGCGGTTTCATCAGAGCTGGGTATGAACGTCGAGCAACAAACTGACGAAGCTTTTCATTCTGGTAGTAATGAACGTTTGCCGTTTGCCTTTGCGCACCGTCATGCTTTAGTCTTAGCCGAAGATGCCGAGAGTGTTTTGACTTTGTATCATACCAACACTACTCAAGTTGAAATGATGCTCGAAGCTCGTCGCTATGCAGGGGTTGATTTAGCCTTAGTAGAGTTAAGCCCACAACAGTTTGAAGCAAAACTGACCCAAGCTTATCAGGCTAATTCATCTGAAGCTCAGCAGTTGATGGAAGATATTGGCAATGAAATGGACTTATTTACTCTTGCTGAAGAATTACCGCAAACCGAAGATTTGCTAGAAGGCGATGATGATGCGCCGATCATTAAACTGATCAACGCGTTGTTGTCCGAAGCGATTAAAGAAGAAGCCTCGGACATTCACGTAGAAACCTACGAGAAACAACTGGTGGTACGTTTTCGTGTTGATGGTGTGCTGAAAGAAGTGTTAAAGCCTAATCGCAAATTATCATCCGTATTAGTATCGCGTATTAAAGTGATGGCTCGATTGGATATTGCTGAGAAGCGTATTCCACAAGATGGACGTATATCGTTGCGAATCGCTGGAAGAGCGGTTGATGTGCGGGTATCAACTATGCCATCGAGTCATGGTGAACGTGTCGTAATGCGTTTACTCGATAAAAATGCAGGTAATCTCGATCTTAAACAACTGGGCATGACGGATGGGATCCGCACTCAATTTGATGAACTGATCCGTAAGCCACACGGTATCATTTTGGTCACAGGGCCGACTGGCTCAGGTAAAAGTACCACGCTTTATGCTGGGTTAACCGAACTGAATTCAAAAGATACCAATATTCTGACCGTTGAAGATCCCATCGAATATGAGCTTGAAGGCATCGGCCAAACCCAAGTGAATACTAAAATTGATATGACCTTTGCGCGCGGATTACGGGCTATATTACGTCAAGATCCTGATGTCGTCATGATTGGTGAGATCCGTGATTTAGAAACGGCTCAAATCGCTGTACAAGCCTCGCTTACTGGACACATGGTAATATCAACACTACATACTAATACCGCTTCAGGTGCTATTACTCGTCTTCAAGATATGGGGGTTGAACCCTTTTTAGTGTCATCGAGTTTACTCGGTGTATTAGCACAAAGGCTAGTAAGAACACTGTGTAACGACTGCAAACAAGAGCATGTTCCAGATGCCAGCGAGTGTGAACTCTTAGGTATTGCTGAACATGAACATCGCACTGTCTATCGAGCCAATGGTTGTAAAAATTGCGGTTATAACGGTTATCGTGGTCGTACTGGCATCCATGAATTATTGGTTGTGAATGACACCATTAGAGAACTTATCCATACCGGAAAAGGTGAGCTGGCGATTGAAAAACACCTTCGCCAAACAATACCCAGTATTCGTCATGATGGCATGAGTAAGGTATTGATGGGTATCACGACATTGGAAGAAGTACTGCGAGTGACTCGCGAGGAATAG
- the gspI gene encoding type II secretion system minor pseudopilin GspI, with amino-acid sequence MKNSKSEGMTLLEVMVALVIFAIAAISITKSIGELIANMPILEERTYAQWVADNVLVDAKLDPTFPAAGKKEGRVEMAGKEWYWRKEAVKTTDDDFRLLRVSVSLDERYSNIIAQVNTYVLKTK; translated from the coding sequence ATGAAGAACAGTAAAAGCGAAGGCATGACGTTACTTGAGGTTATGGTGGCATTAGTCATTTTTGCCATTGCGGCTATATCGATCACGAAAAGTATTGGTGAATTAATTGCTAACATGCCAATTCTAGAAGAGCGCACTTATGCTCAATGGGTGGCAGATAACGTATTAGTCGATGCTAAGCTGGATCCCACGTTTCCAGCGGCAGGTAAAAAAGAAGGCCGTGTGGAAATGGCGGGTAAAGAGTGGTATTGGCGCAAAGAAGCAGTAAAAACCACTGATGATGATTTCCGATTACTTCGAGTTAGTGTCAGCTTGGATGAGCGTTATAGCAATATTATTGCACAGGTGAATACGTATGTGCTTAAAACGAAATAG
- the gspJ gene encoding type II secretion system minor pseudopilin GspJ, translating into MCLKRNSAQSGFTLLEMLVAIAIFAMLGIAANSVLSVVLTNDETTKNFAARLKSLQQGFGVIERDMGQIVARTPRFLEGGRGKTVIQVGDIIPDIDGKALVFYRIGWLNPDGMLPRGSIQSVAYVLVEDRFERWYYPYPEPEIGAEPLKTIIMNNVLDADYAFFDGKSWQKTLNATKLPKAIAVEIDIEGIGKIQRKFILPKGALVDNKANNSNQNGTGNNPGNKNNNSKKGGNGNNTAAGGGNNN; encoded by the coding sequence ATGTGCTTAAAACGAAATAGCGCTCAGTCAGGATTCACCTTACTTGAAATGCTTGTGGCGATAGCGATTTTTGCCATGTTAGGCATTGCCGCGAACTCAGTACTTAGCGTAGTACTCACCAATGATGAAACCACAAAAAACTTTGCCGCAAGGTTAAAATCATTGCAGCAGGGCTTTGGTGTTATCGAGCGGGATATGGGACAAATCGTGGCTCGAACACCCCGGTTTCTCGAAGGTGGACGAGGCAAAACGGTTATTCAGGTGGGTGATATCATTCCAGATATTGATGGAAAAGCCTTGGTTTTTTATCGCATTGGTTGGCTGAATCCCGATGGCATGTTACCAAGAGGCAGCATTCAATCCGTTGCCTATGTGTTAGTAGAAGATCGGTTTGAACGTTGGTATTACCCGTACCCAGAGCCTGAAATTGGTGCTGAGCCGTTAAAAACGATAATTATGAATAATGTTTTGGACGCTGACTATGCCTTTTTCGATGGAAAAAGCTGGCAAAAAACATTAAATGCGACCAAGTTGCCAAAGGCTATTGCGGTTGAAATAGACATTGAGGGTATCGGCAAAATTCAACGAAAATTTATTTTACCAAAAGGTGCTCTTGTTGATAACAAGGCAAATAACAGCAATCAAAATGGTACAGGGAACAATCCGGGTAATAAAAATAATAACTCCAAAAAAGGCGGCAATGGCAATAACACTGCTGCTGGTGGAGGAAATAACAATTGA
- the gspG gene encoding type II secretion system major pseudopilin GspG: MQVTNKQEGFTLLEVMVVIVILGILASLVVPNLLGNKEKADQQKAVSDIVAIENALDMYKLDNSVYPTTEQGLEALISKPSSPEPRNYREDGYLKRLPQDPWRNDYLMISPGEHGKIDVYSAGPSGQAGTEDDIGNWNLSDYQ, translated from the coding sequence ATGCAAGTAACGAATAAGCAAGAAGGTTTTACTTTATTAGAAGTCATGGTTGTTATCGTGATTTTAGGTATTTTAGCCTCTTTAGTAGTCCCGAACCTGCTTGGTAACAAAGAGAAAGCCGATCAGCAAAAAGCCGTCTCAGATATTGTCGCCATAGAAAATGCATTAGACATGTATAAGCTTGATAACAGCGTTTACCCAACAACAGAGCAAGGATTAGAAGCGTTGATCTCAAAACCAAGCTCTCCTGAGCCAAGAAACTATCGCGAAGATGGTTACCTCAAGCGTTTACCACAAGATCCATGGCGCAATGATTATTTAATGATAAGCCCAGGTGAACATGGAAAAATCGATGTGTATAGCGCCGGTCCATCAGGCCAAGCGGGCACAGAAGATGATATCGGTAACTGGAACCTAAGCGATTATCAATAA
- the gspF gene encoding type II secretion system inner membrane protein GspF, whose amino-acid sequence MPAFEYKALEASGKQTKGVIEADTARHARSQLRDMRLTPLQIEPVTDKEAKRGGVSFFKRGISVAELALITRQIATLVAAGLPIEEALKAVGQQCEKERLASMVMAVRSRVVEGYSLADSMAEFPHIFDDLYRAMVASGEKSGHLDVVLNRLADYTERRQQLKSKLTQAMIYPTVLTLVAIGVIAILLAAVVPQVVSQFEHMGQELPFSTRLLISLSDFVRTYGLGLLLLVLGGGVIFQRMLQKPGPRLKFHSSLLTLPVIGKVSKSINTARFARTLSILSASSVPLLDGMRIASDVLQNLKVKGAVEEATARVREGTSLGAALTATKLFPPMMLYMISSGEKSGELEQMLERAADNQDRQFEANVTIALGIFEPALVISMAGIVLFIVLAILQPILALNNLVSG is encoded by the coding sequence ATGCCTGCATTTGAATATAAAGCATTAGAAGCGAGTGGCAAGCAAACTAAAGGCGTTATCGAAGCCGATACCGCAAGGCATGCTCGTAGCCAACTGCGGGACATGCGATTAACGCCTTTACAGATTGAACCTGTTACAGATAAAGAAGCCAAGCGTGGCGGTGTTAGTTTTTTTAAACGCGGCATTTCAGTGGCTGAATTGGCACTTATTACCCGCCAAATTGCAACTTTAGTGGCGGCGGGTTTACCGATTGAAGAAGCGTTAAAAGCCGTAGGTCAGCAATGTGAAAAAGAACGACTGGCCAGTATGGTAATGGCTGTACGTTCACGAGTGGTCGAAGGTTATAGTTTGGCTGACTCTATGGCCGAATTTCCACATATTTTTGACGATTTATATCGCGCGATGGTGGCATCTGGAGAGAAGTCTGGTCATTTAGATGTGGTGTTAAATCGGTTAGCTGATTATACCGAGCGCCGACAACAGCTAAAATCTAAGTTAACTCAAGCCATGATTTATCCAACGGTTTTAACCTTAGTGGCTATCGGTGTTATTGCGATATTACTGGCTGCCGTTGTGCCACAAGTGGTCAGTCAATTTGAGCATATGGGGCAAGAGTTACCTTTCTCAACACGATTATTGATTTCATTGTCTGATTTTGTTCGTACTTATGGCTTAGGCCTTTTGTTGCTGGTGCTAGGAGGCGGAGTGATATTCCAACGCATGCTCCAAAAGCCCGGCCCCAGATTAAAATTTCACAGTAGTCTATTAACCTTACCAGTGATTGGTAAGGTAAGTAAGAGTATCAATACGGCTCGTTTTGCCCGTACATTAAGTATTTTATCAGCCAGTTCTGTACCGTTATTAGATGGTATGAGGATCGCCAGCGATGTACTGCAAAACCTGAAAGTTAAAGGGGCGGTAGAAGAAGCCACCGCTAGAGTACGTGAGGGGACGAGTTTAGGCGCTGCGTTAACGGCAACTAAACTTTTTCCTCCTATGATGCTTTATATGATTTCATCCGGTGAAAAAAGTGGTGAACTTGAACAGATGCTGGAACGTGCTGCTGATAACCAAGATAGACAGTTTGAAGCGAATGTTACCATTGCGCTTGGGATCTTTGAACCTGCTTTGGTGATCAGCATGGCCGGTATCGTGTTATTCATTGTATTGGCTATTTTGCAGCCAATACTGGCATTAAACAACTTAGTCAGTGGCTAA